In Sphaeramia orbicularis chromosome 10, fSphaOr1.1, whole genome shotgun sequence, the following proteins share a genomic window:
- the LOC115426855 gene encoding LOW QUALITY PROTEIN: iduronate 2-sulfatase-like (The sequence of the model RefSeq protein was modified relative to this genomic sequence to represent the inferred CDS: inserted 1 base in 1 codon; deleted 1 base in 1 codon) translates to MFASIETWLWLLMWSNLALSVFPSREKTEKNVLFIIADDLRPSLGCYGDTLAKSPNIDQLASKSQTFLNAFAQQAVCAPSRTSLLTSRRPDTTRVYDFGSYWRVQSGNYTTLPQYFKSNGYLTMSVGKVFHPGIASNHTDDYPYSWSIPAYHPTSFIFEKKKMCKGEDGKLHANLLCAVNVTEQPGGILPDMESTDEAVRLLKTRVSDDTPFFLAVGFHKPHIPFRIPQEYLSLYPIDNMTLALDPDVPILLPPVAYNPWTDVRKREDVQKLNISFPYGPIPKDFQLRIRQHYYAAVSYMDSQVGRLLSALDELGLANNTVVVFTSDHGWSLGEHGEWAKYSNFDVATRVPLIFYVPNVTTPSGQPLGYTFPFVDIFNKPELSFKNDGVTENMVELVDIFPTLSYMSGLIAPEPCPDFSFQEELCTEGDNLAYTFYQSDEXKDAEKVAFSQYPRPADTPQENSDLPDLKDIKVMGYSVRCWYYRYTLWLGFNPKTFQVGIQASHLPGKHENSLSLFCSAVCLGLRIRLH, encoded by the exons ATGTTTGCTTCAATTGAAACGTGGCTTTGGCTTCTGATGTGGAGTAATCTGGCACTGAGTGTGTTTCCGAGTAGAG aaaagacagagaaaaatgtacttttcatCATAGCAGATGATCTGCGGCCGTCATTGGGTTGCTATGGAGACACATTAGCAAAATCCCCTAACATTGACCAGTTGGCATCCAAAAGTCAAACATTTCTCAATGCATTCGCACAG CAAGCTGTCTGCGCTCCCAGTCGTACGTCTCTCTTAACTAGTCGCAGACCGGACACGACCCGGGTCTATGACTTCGGCTCGTACTGGAGAGTCCAATCTGGGAATTACACAACTCTGCCACAGTACTTTAAATCTAATGGGTACCTCACCATGTCTGTGGGCAAAGTATTTCATCCAG GCATTGCCTCTAATCACACTGATGACTACCCCTACAGCTGGTCCATCCCAGCCTATCACCCCACTTCATtcatatttgagaaaaaaaag ATGTGTAAAGGAGAGGATGGTAAACTCCATGCCAACTTACTATGTGCAGTGAATGTAACGGAGCAACCTGGAGGTATCCTGCCTGATATGGAGAGCACTGATGAGGCAGTGAGATTGTTGAAGACTCGAGTCAGTGATGACACCCCATTCTTCCTGGCTGTGGGTTTTCACAAACCACATATACCATTCAGGATCCCACAG GAGTACCTGAGTCTCTACCCCATTGATAACATGACTCTGGCCCTTGACCCTGACGTTCCCATACTCCTCCCCCCTGTGGCCTATAACCCCTGGACTGATGTGAGGAAGAGGGAGGACGTCCAGAAACTAAACATTAGCTTCCCCTATGGACCGATTCCTAAAGATTTCCAG CTGCGTATCCGCCAGCACTACTATGCTGCTGTGTCTTACATGGATAGTCAAGTTGGACGGCTACTCAGTGCCCTCGATGAGCTGGGCTTGGCTAACAACACTGTGGTTGTGTTCACCTCGGATCATG GTTGGTCTTTAGGTGAACATGGTGAATGGGCAAAATACTCAAATTTTGATGTGGCAACACGTGTCCCTCTAATCTTCTATGTTCCTAATGTC ACTACGCCAAGTGGCCAACCTTTAGGGTATACCTTCCCTTTTGTTGACATCTTCAACAAACCAGAGCTCAGCTTTAAGA ACGATGGAGTGACAGAAAATATGGTGGAGTTGGTGGATATCTTTCCTACCCTCTCCTACATGTCTGGCCTCATAGCCCCTGAACCTTGTCCTGATTTTTCTTTCCAG GAGGAGCTATGTACAGAGGGAGACAACCTGGCCTACACTTTTTACCAGAGCGATG CCAAGGATGCTGAAAAGGTAGCATTTAGTCAGTACCCTCGCCCTGCTGATACACCACAG GAGAACTCTGACCTTCCTGACCTGAAAGACATCAAGGTTATGGGTTACTCTGTGCGCTGCTGGTACTACAGATACACTCTGTGGCTGGGATTCAACCCCAAAACATTCCAGGTAGGAATTCAAGCATCTCACTTACCTGGCAAGCATGAGAATTCTCTAAGTTTATTCTGTTCAGCTGTCTGTCTAGGGCTGAGGATCAGACTTCATTAA